Proteins from a single region of Oryza brachyantha chromosome 6, ObraRS2, whole genome shotgun sequence:
- the LOC102716325 gene encoding magnesium transporter MRS2-B: MAAAGAAAADSVKQPLLLHQRGQGHAASLSSPSLPSAPPGVAAAGPGRRFPGGLDVPNLKKRGGGTRSWIRVDAATASVQTLEVDKATMMRRCELPARDLRLLDPLFVYPSTILGRERAIVVNLEQIRCVITADEVLLLNSLDSYVLQYAAELQRRLLQRAEGDDLPFEFRALELSLEAACSFLDAQAAELEIEAYPLLDELTSKISTLNLERVRRLKSRLVALTRRVQKVRDEIEQLMDDDGDMAEMYLTEKKLRMESSFYGDQSLLGYNSVGAGTSASAPVSPVSSPTESRKLEKAFSLCRSRHDSVKSSDNTATEHIQELEMLLEAYFVVIDSSLNKLTSLKEYIDDTEDFINIQLDNVRNQLIQFELLLTTATFVVAIFGVVAGVFGMNFETSVFSIENAFQWTLIITGVVGAFIFCGFLWFFKYKRLMPL; this comes from the exons atggcggccgccggcgccgctgcggCGGACTCCGTCAAGcagccgctcctcctccaccagcgGGGGCAGGGGCACGCCGCGTCGCTGTCCTCCCCGTCCCTCCCGTCGGCTCCCCCcggggtcgccgccgcgggccccggccgccgcttcCCGGGGGGGCTCGACGTCCCCAACCTCAAGAAGCGCGGCGGGGGCACGCGGAGCTGGATCCGGGTGGACGCCGCCACGGCCTCCGTGCAGACGCTGGAGGTCGACAAGGCCACCATGATGCGGCGGTGCGAGCTCCCTGCCCGcgacctccgcctcctcgacCCGCTCTTCGTGTACCCCTCCACGATCCTCGGGAGGGAGCGCGCTATCGTCGTCAACCTGGAGCAGATCCGGTGCGTCATCACCGCCGATGAGGTGCTCCTCCTCAACTCCCTCGATAGCTACGTCCTCCAGTACGCCGCCGAGCtgcagcgccgcctcctccagcgCGCCGAGGGCGACGATCTCCCCTTCGAATTCCGGGCGCTCGAGCTCTCCCTCGAGGCTGCCTGCTCCTTCCTCGATGCACAG GCGGCTGAATTGGAAATTGAAGCATATCCCTTGTTAGATGAGCTGACATCCAAAATCAGTACACTGAATTTGGAACGTGTCCGGCGATTAAAAAGTAGACTAGTTGCTTTGACGAGAAGAGTTCAGAAG GTCAGGGATGAGATAGAGCAGCTAATGGATGACGATGGAGATATGGCCGAGATGTATCTCACTGAGAAGAAGTTGAGAATGGAATCATCCTTCTATGGCGACCAGTCTTTGTTGGGCTACAATTCAGTAGGTGCTGGGACATCAGCTTCAGCTCCTGTATCGCCAGTCTCATCTCCCACAGAATCACGGAAGTTGGAGAAAGCTTTCAGCTTGTGTAGGAGCAGACATGACAGTGTGAAGAGCTCAGATAACACAGCAACAGAACATATTCAAGAGCTGGAAATGTTATTGGAAGCATATTTCGTCGTCATCGACAGTAGTCTCAACAAGCTAACATCA cTGAAGGAGTACATTGATGACACTGAAGATTTTATCAACATTCAGTTG GATAATGTTCGAAACCAGCTGATCCAATTTGAACTTTTGCTCACAACAGCGACATTTGTAGTCGCTATTTTTGGAGTGGTTGCTGGGGTATTTGGGATGAACTTCGAGACTTCTGTTTTCAGCATAGAGAATGCATTCCAGTGGACCCTCATCATCACTGGAGTGGTCGGCGCTTTCATCTTCTGCGGCTTCCTATGGTTCTTCAAGTACAAAAGGCTGATGCCCCTGTAG
- the LOC102716603 gene encoding putative anthocyanidin reductase, whose amino-acid sequence MATMSSNSSGGGGDVRVCVTGGAGYIGSWLIKKLLDAGYIVHATVRNIGDERKAGLLRRLVRPRPGAVAPDQRLRLFEADLYDAATFAPAIAGCQFVFLIATPFEHDTSSSKYKNSAEAALDATRAILRQCEDSMTVRRVIYTSSVVAASPVNEDYTGFKCSVDESCWTPLDVDHPHRSAELCYNGERFHGLSEPVVHHPIALQEYIQSKLLPEKELLGYNAGESPAFEVVTLPLAAVGGDTLLEHAAPLSMDCLASPVSRNGRGLWVLTTMQRLLGSVPVAHIDDVCDALVFCMERPSMTGRFICSAAYPTLAEIVDHFAGKYPHLDLIKETEELPSLQSHSDRLGELGFKYKHGIEEILDGSVECAVRFGWLDASKLSLQG is encoded by the exons ATGGCGACGATGTCAAGCAatagcagcggcggcggcggcgacgtcagAGTGTgcgtcaccggcggcgccgggtaCATCGGCTCGTGGCTCATCAAGAAGCTCCTCGACGCCGGCTACATCGTGCACGCCACCGTGCGAAACATCG GTGACGAGAGGAAGGCggggctgctgcggcggctcgTCCGGCCGCGGCCaggcgcggtggcgccggaCCAGCGGCTGCGTCTGTTCGAGGCCGACCTCTACGACGCCGCCACGTTCGCACCGGCCATCGCCGGCTGCCAGTTCGTCTTCCTCATCGCCACGCCGTTCGAGCACGACACCAGCAGCTCCAAG TACAAGAACAGCGCGGAGGCAGCTCTGGACGCGACGCGAGCGATACTCCGTCAGTGCGAGGACTCCATGACGGTGAGGCGCGTCATCTACACCAGCTCCGTGGTGGCAGCTTCGCCGGTAAATGAGGACTACACCGGGTTCAAGTGCTCCGTCGACGAGTCCTGCTGGACGCCGCTCGACGTCGACCACCCTCACCGGAGCGCAGAGTTATGCTATAACGGTGAAAGATTTCATGGACTCAGTGAACCTGTCGTCCATCATCCCATCGCACTACAGGAATACATCCAGTCGAAGCTGCTACCGGAGAAGGAGCTGCTCGGGTACAACGCCGGCGAGAGCCCGGCGTTCGAGGTGGTCACCTTGCCgctggccgccgtcggcggcgacacTCTCCTGGAACACGCGGCGCCGCTGTCCATGGACTGCCTCGCGTCGCCGGTGTCCCGGAACGGTCGCGGCCTCTGGGTCTTGACGACGATGCAGAGGCTGCTCGGCTCCGTGCCGGTGGCGCACATCGACGACGTCTGCGACGCGCTCGTCTTCTGCATGGAGAGGCCGTCCATGACCGGCCGGTTCATCTGCTCGGCGGCTTACCCGACGCTCGCCGAGATCGTCGATCACTTCGCCGGCAAGTACCCTCACCTCGACCTCATCAAGGA GACGGAGGAATTGCCGAGCTTGCAGTCTCACTCTGACAGGTTGGGGGAGCTGGGATTCAAGTACAAGCACGGAATCGAGGAGATACTGGATGGTAGCGTCGAATGCGCTGTCAGATTTGGTTGGCTTGATGCATCCAAGCTTAGCTTGCAAGGATGA
- the LOC102716045 gene encoding transmembrane 9 superfamily member 9-like gives MATHEPLSLALVLVVAVLALAGAARGFYLPGVAPRDFRKKDQLAVKVNQLSSIKTQLPYSYYSLPFCRPGTIVDSAENLGEVLRGDRIENSLYVFEMREPRLCLIVCRTVLSHEGAKDFEEKIDDEYRINMILDNLPLVVPIKRMDDHEAPTVYQHGVHVGVKGQYSGSNEEKHFIHNHFSFLVKYHRDENTDLARIVAFEVKPFSVKHEYDGDWKDSETRLKTCDPHSRRLVVDSDSPQEVEAGKEIIFSYDVNFEESDIKWASRWDSYLLMTDDQIHWFSIVNSLMIVLFLSGMLAMIMLRTLYRDISKYNQLESQEEAQEETGWKLVHGDVFRPPARADLLCVYVGTGVQFFGMLLVTLLFAILGLLSPSNRGGLMTAMLLVWAFMGVLAGYAAARLHRAFRGTEWKKVTLRTALMFPGAAFAVFFVLNALIWGERSSGAVPFTTMTALVLLWFGISVPLVFAGSYLGFKQPAMEDPVRTNKIPRPIPEQPWYMNPAVSVLIGGILPFGAVFIELFFILTSIWLHQFYYIFGFLFLVFAILVVTCAEIAVVLCYFQLCGEDYEWWWRSYLTAGSSALYLFLYAAFYFFTKLDITKVVSGVLYFGYMLIASYAFFVLTGTIGFFACFCFTRLIYSSVKID, from the exons ATGGCGACCCACGAGCCGCTCTCCCTGGcgctcgtcctcgtcgtcgccgtcctggccctcgccggcgccgcccgagGGTTCTACCTCCCCGGCGTCGCCCCCCGCGACTTCCGCAAG AAGGACCAGCTCGCGGTGAAGGTGAACCAGCTGAGCTCCATCAAGACGCAGCTGCCCTACTCCTACTACTCCCTCCCCTTCTGCCGCCCGGGCACCATCGTCGACAGCGCCGAGAACCTCGGCGAGGTCCTCCGCGGCGACCGCATCGAGAACTCCCTCTACGTG TTCGAGATGAGGGAGCCGAGGCTGTGCCTGATCGTCTGCCGGACCGTGCTGAGCCATGAGGGTGCCAAGGATTTCGAGGAGAAGATCGACGACGAGTACCGCATAAACAT GATTCTTGACAACCTTCCTCTGGTCGTCCCGATCAAGAGGATGGATGATCACGAGGCGCCTACGGTTTATCAGCACGGCGTCCATGTCGGCGTCAAGGGCCAGTACTCCGGG AGCAATGAGGAGAAACACTTCATCCACAACCACTTCTCGTTCCTGGTGAAGTATCACAGGGATGAGAACACGGATCTTGCCAGGATCGTGGCGTTTGAGGTCAAACCATTCAG CGTCAAGCATGAATATGATGGTGATTGGAAGGACAGCGAGACCCGGCTCAAGACCTGCGATCCGCACTCGCGACGCCTCGTCGTGGACTCCGATTCGCCTCAAGAAGTGGAGGCCGGCAAGGAGATCATCTTCAGCTACGATGTCAACTTCGAG GAGAGTGACATCAAGTGGGCGTCGCGCTGGGACAGCTACCTGCTGATGACGGACGATCAGATCCACTGGTTCTCCATCGTGAACTCGCTGATGATCGTGCTGTTCTTGTCGGGGATGCTGGCCATGATCATGCTGAGGACGCTGTACAGGGACATCTCCAAGTACAACCAGCTGGAGAGCCAGGAGGAGGCGCAGGAGGAGACCGGGTGGAAGCTGGTGCACGGCGACGTgttccggccgccggcgcgcgccgaCCTGCTGTGCGTGTACGTGGGCACGGGGGTGCAGTTCTTCGGGATGCTGCTGGTGACGCTGCTCTTCGCCATCCTGGGGCTCCTGTCGCCGTCGAATAGGGGCGGGCTCATGACGGCGATGCTGCTCGTGTGGGCGTTCATGGGCGTGCTCGCCGGgtacgcggcggcgcggctgcacaGGGCGTTCCGGGGCACGGAGTGGAAGAAGGTGACGCTGAGGACGGCGCTGATGTTCCCCGGCGCGGCGTTCGCGGTGTTCTTCGTGCTGAACGCGCTCATATGGGGGGAGAGGTCGTCCGGCGCCGTGCCCTTCACCACCATGACCGCGCTGGTGCTGCTCTGGTTCGGCATCTCCGTGCCGCTGGTGTTCGCGGGGAGCTACCTCGGGTTCAAGCAGCCGGCGATGGAGGACCCCGTGCGGACGAACAAGATCCCGCGGCCGATCCCGGAGCAGCCGTGGTACATGAACCCGGCCGTGTCGGTGCTCATCGGCGGGATCCTCCCCTTCGGCGCCGTGTTCATCGAGCTCTTCTTCATCCTCACCTCCATCTGGCTCCACCAGTTCTACTACATCTTCGgcttcctcttcctcgtcttcgccatcctcgtcgtcacCTGCGCCGAGATCGCCGTCGTGCTCTGCTACTTCCAGCTCTGCGGCGAGGACTACGAGTGGTGGTGGAGGTCCTACCTCACCGCCGGCTCGTCGGCGCTCTACCTCTTCCTCTACGCCGCCTTCTACTTCTTCACCAAGCTCGACATCACCAAGGTCGTCTCCGGCGTGCTCTACTTCGGCTACATGCTCATCGCCTCCTACGCCTTCTTCGTCCTCACCGGCACCATCGGCTTCTTCGCCTGCTTCTGCTTCACTCGCCTCATCTACTCCTCCGTCAAGATCGACTAG
- the LOC107304425 gene encoding chaperone protein dnaJ 8, chloroplastic-like: MAAGGVLCLSSSSSPASASAARGRRRGMGVGRGRVEVRCSSVAAGGPVEEHYRTLRLPPGATKGEVKKAFRRLALTYHPDVTKESDGGVHFQRINVAYQMVMGNLREAEERLEYWRLKYGLDDEDLDKYRSYLNDDDDDDGWFDA; encoded by the exons ATGGCGGCCGGAGGGGTGCTGTgcctgtcgtcgtcgtcgtcgccggcgtcggcgtcggcggcgagggggcggcggcgcgggatgggggtggggagggggagggtcGAGGTGAGGTGCAGCTCCGTGGCGGCCGGGGGGCCGGTCGAGGAGCACTACCGGACGCTGCGGCTGCCGCCGGGGGCGACCAAGGGCGAGGTCAAGAAGGCcttccgccgcctcgcgctcACG TATCATCCAGACGTTACCAAAgagagcgacggcggcgtccatTTCCAGAGGATCAACGTGGCTTACCAG ATGGTGATGGGCAACCTGAGGGAGGCCGAGGAGAGGCTGGAGTACTGGAGGCTCAAGTACGGGCTCGACGACGAGGACCTGGACAAGTACAGGTCCTACctcaacgacgacgacgacgacgacgggtggTTCGACGCCTGA
- the LOC102716511 gene encoding putative anthocyanidin reductase, which produces MATEEGRRSGAAAAVAGDGVRVCVTGGAGFIASWLVKKLLERGCTVHATLRSIGDEEKAGMLRRLVPGAAERLRLFEADLFDAATFAPAIAGCQFVFLIATPFGMEGSNSKYKNTADAAVDAVREVLRQCAESKTVKRVIHTASISAASPLLDVPGAGGYKAFIDESCWTPLDVDYPLRSAHFDKYILSKMLSEKELLSYNDGESPAFEVVTLACGLVAGDTVLGRVPETLESAVSPVSGQEPYFFLPRLLQRLVGSMSLVHVDDVCDALVFCMEQPSISGRFLCSAAYPTIHDITDHYAAKYPHLAVLKETEEEVARVQPAADKLGELGFKYKYGMAQILDSSVDCAVRLGYIDAAKLRPHEG; this is translated from the exons ATGGCGAcggaagaggggaggaggagcggcgccgccgcggccgtcgccggagacggCGTCCGGGTGTGCGTGACCGGAGGCGCCGGCTTCATCGCGTCCTGGCTCGTGAAGAAGCTCCTCGAGAGGGGCTGCACCGTCCACGCCACCCTGCGAAGCATCG GGGACGAGGAGAAGGCGGGGATGCTCCGGCGGCTCGtccccggcgcggcggagcggctGCGGCTGTTCGAGGCCGACCTCTTTGACGCCGCCACCTTcgcgccggccatcgccggctGCCAGTTCGTCTTCCTCATCGCCACGCCATTCGGGATGGAGGGGTCCAACTCCAAG TACAAGAACACGGCGGATGCAGCGGTGGACGCGGTGCGCGAGGTCCTCCGGCAATGCGCGGAATCCAAGACGGTGAAGCGCGTCATCCACACCGCCTCGATATCCGCCGCCTCACCGCTACTCGAcgtccccggcgccggcgggtaCAAAGCGTTCATCGACGAGTCCTGCTGGACGCCGCTCGACGTCGACTACCCGCTCCGGAGCGCCCACTTCGAT AAATACATCCTGTCAAAGATGCTGTCGGAGAAGGAGCTGCTGAGCTACAACGACGGCGAGAGCCCGGCGTTCGAGGTGGTCACCCTGGCGTgcggcctcgtcgccggcgacaccGTGCTCGGCCGCGTCCCGGAGACGCTGGAGAGCGCCGTCTCGCCGGTGTCCGGGCAGGAGCCCTACTTCTTTCTGCCGAGGCTGCTGCAGAGGCTGGTGGGGTCCATGTCGCTGGTGCACGTCGACGACGTCTGCGACGCGCTCGTCTTCTGCATGGAGCAGCCGTCCATCTCCGGCCGGTtcctctgctccgccgcctaCCCGACCATCCACGACATCACCGACCACTACGCCGCCAAGTACCCTCACCTCGCCGTCCTCAAGGA gacggaggaggaggtggcgagggtgcagccggcggcggacaAGCTGGGCGAGCTGGGGTTCAAGTACAAGTACGGGATGGCGCAGATACTGGACAGCAGCGTCGACTGCGCCGTGAGGCTGGGCTACATCGACGCAGCAAAGCTGAGACCGCACGAAGGATGA